TCATGGCCACCAGTTGCTTGGTAGGCTCCGTCAATTTCGGAATACTCAACCAGCGAATGCCCGTCGCCACCACCAGCGGCAGCAGACAGAGTAACCACAACCAGATCGCCATCGGTTCCTCTGCGTTCGCTTCTTTGGAAAACCCATCAGCCAAGAAAAATTGAAAGATAAACGCAGCCTGCAGCTGCGCAAACCAGAGGATCCACATAACGAGGGCGTGTTGTTTAGTAGGCATCCCGCATCTCAACCAATCCTCGCCTTAAAGAAAAGCTCAGAGTGCACCGCGCCGCACATCGCTCAGAACTTGAAGCCTGCGCAGAGCCACCGCAGCGGGCTGGCTATAAACTGACATTCTGTCTCAATAAGCCTCACCCCGAAGGCTACTGAGTCTCAATAACGCTTAAAACGCATAATTAGCTATTAAGCAGCAAGTTAAGACCATACAACCAACACATACAACTTGCCAAAGACGACAAATTGAGTCTCAATAAGTCAGGTTCGCACTCGGCGTGCCTCGAAGCACATTACAAAAAAATCAATCATCATGTATCTAATTAAACCAGATCTATGTGTTATGTGCGATGCCTGCCGTCCGGTATGCCCGCGCAATGCGATCAGTGCACACGCCACTGACAAAACGTATGTAGTCGATGCCGATCAGTGTAATAGCTGCTCCAACATGGGCGCTGTTCGTTGTGTGCCCCAGTGCCCGACGGACGCCATCGTAAAGAAGTAGCCTCGCAGTTAGGCAATTTCTCGCACCGAACACGACATGCCGCACTGCCTGTAAAGGGGTGCGGCATTGTTGTGCATACGCCTAACTAGCCGAGCTGCTCGCAAGTTGTGAAAGGAAAATCAAAGCCTGACAGCGCGCATTATTGAAAGCACAGCTGCGGCGCTGCGACTCTTTCATGCAGCCGTAAACCTGCCAGCCACACGCGCCCTTACAAGACAGCGGCAACAAGCCCATATAGCCAAAAACATCCTCCAGCGGATAGCCGAGCGCCACTCCGATCTCATGCGGGATCGTGCCATGCAGACGCCAACGCTCGTTCAGCTCTTCAATGAAATGACCCGCTCGCAGTGGATAACTGTAATTAAGCTGCGCCCCCATCACACAATAGGGAGCACTATCCAGCACTGCCTGTAGGCGCTCTGCTTGGAATATAATAAATTTTTGCAGACCATTGCTCTCGATCAACAAACGAAAATCAAAGCCCCATTGCGCTGACAGACGCGCGAGACCTGCCTCCACCTGTGCCACCGACATGCCCATCTCC
The nucleotide sequence above comes from Coraliomargarita algicola. Encoded proteins:
- a CDS encoding DUF3793 family protein encodes the protein MRIGMRRVDAFRIAHVQHTKQSIHFTFAVMVLEQTEANMRPFHDWKASLSRASELEQRFDAWVFLNASSVLLSEKTGELLSLDLQEMGMSVAQVEAGLARLSAQWGFDFRLLIESNGLQKFIIFQAERLQAVLDSAPYCVMGAQLNYSYPLRAGHFIEELNERWRLHGTIPHEIGVALGYPLEDVFGYMGLLPLSCKGACGWQVYGCMKESQRRSCAFNNARCQALIFLSQLASSSAS
- a CDS encoding 4Fe-4S binding protein, producing the protein MYLIKPDLCVMCDACRPVCPRNAISAHATDKTYVVDADQCNSCSNMGAVRCVPQCPTDAIVKK